A stretch of the Bradyrhizobium sp. CCBAU 53351 genome encodes the following:
- a CDS encoding acyltransferase, translating into MIPVRATTIGDRLAVLSARGPGFDQIRLAAALVVVGHHAWWGVNDVLYRFSGGFIQLGLFAVIIFFCVSGFLLAPGLARSGDLVRFGVNRALRILPALFVVVITSMFVLGPALTTYSLAEYFGSAELYLYLKNVLTLMSHYLPGVMRHGQEVQVNGPLWTLNVEVWSYAMLAALSVAGFLRQRVLTVISFALVYLAYVGLALSPSLRAACPQRLLDFIGLFVYFIAGTNLYLYRQTIPLSGIGAAVASGFALIGLASGMGAVALPLCVPYVVVYLGLSEVTSRVPLKHDLSYGVYLIHSPVILAFLTVFDLAAGWPLALLAGSVTLILAYASWRFVEAPALKQKASVSRWVSSHIARTGSGRGVESEPAAGRHEQSNSLTGTIGAGAAE; encoded by the coding sequence ATGATTCCGGTCAGGGCGACGACGATCGGTGATCGGCTGGCCGTCCTTTCGGCCCGAGGGCCCGGCTTTGATCAAATTCGACTTGCGGCCGCACTCGTGGTGGTTGGTCATCATGCTTGGTGGGGAGTGAACGACGTCCTTTATCGGTTCAGCGGTGGGTTCATCCAGCTTGGTTTATTTGCAGTCATCATCTTCTTTTGCGTCAGCGGCTTCCTGCTGGCGCCTGGCCTGGCCCGATCCGGCGATCTCGTCCGGTTCGGCGTAAATAGGGCGTTGCGCATCCTGCCTGCACTGTTCGTCGTCGTCATCACGTCCATGTTCGTGCTTGGGCCAGCCCTGACGACTTATTCCCTGGCTGAATACTTCGGTAGCGCCGAGCTCTACCTGTATCTGAAGAACGTTCTTACCCTGATGTCTCACTACCTGCCCGGCGTGATGCGGCATGGACAGGAGGTGCAGGTCAATGGACCGCTATGGACGCTCAATGTCGAAGTCTGGTCATATGCGATGCTGGCGGCGCTGAGCGTGGCCGGCTTTCTCCGCCAACGTGTGCTGACGGTGATCAGTTTCGCTCTGGTCTATCTCGCCTATGTTGGGCTGGCGCTCTCGCCATCGCTGCGTGCCGCCTGTCCGCAACGGCTCTTGGATTTCATCGGCCTCTTCGTCTACTTTATCGCTGGTACGAACCTCTACCTCTACCGTCAGACTATCCCGCTCTCCGGAATCGGAGCCGCAGTCGCCTCGGGATTCGCGTTGATTGGTCTTGCGAGCGGGATGGGTGCGGTGGCGCTGCCGCTGTGTGTACCGTACGTCGTAGTCTATCTCGGGCTCTCCGAGGTCACCAGCCGGGTGCCACTAAAGCACGATTTGTCCTACGGGGTATACCTGATCCATTCACCGGTCATATTGGCATTCCTGACGGTATTTGATCTCGCAGCCGGCTGGCCGCTGGCCTTGCTAGCGGGATCGGTAACTCTCATTCTGGCGTATGCCTCCTGGCGATTTGTCGAAGCGCCGGCGCTGAAGCAAAAGGCGTCGGTTTCGCGTTGGGTGTCATCGCACATTGCACGCACAGGCAGCGGACGAGGCGTTGAGAGTGAGCCAGCCGCGGGCCGTCATGAGCAGAGTAACAGTCTGACAGGAACAATCGGGGCCGGCGCAGCGGAGTGA
- a CDS encoding bifunctional 2-polyprenyl-6-hydroxyphenol methylase/3-demethylubiquinol 3-O-methyltransferase UbiG, producing MNEHAAQHMTSPTSGTAVRVLVAIASHGTSNDRYLERIIREYRSMSCAIDIVVLSNIDKGPTAGAECIVGMPTKDPWSLPFAHKKLFVERHNQYDLFIYSEDDILITEKNIRAWLDVTSILPEDEVAGFLRVEFAEDGQRNYPDIHAHFHWDPSSVRWRGDYILAHFTNEHAACFALTREQLGKALRSGGFDVAPHQGRYDLACSAATDPYTQCGLKKLVPISHLDDFTVHHLTNRYVGRMGVGLDELGMQKEILLEIAHGRRLPYSLLPTETRLRRASFSKNYYEPESEELISLVPVSARSVLSLGCGSGRTERRLQARGLHVAAIPLDPVIAAGPARDGIEMIYADLDSIDSNRGAFDCILCLNVLHLAPDPRKLLRKLQTFMHEQSIAVIQMPNTMSPRGIRSYLGAGLQSGRRGRYDAAGAHFASARRLARWCTDAGLRIEKMFGIPADRDDGLFGMTSRLSTFAPEFVSLGLAASIVVTVSGGIPNDDETAVFAGLQDQKAEVEGQHFGQNGPI from the coding sequence ATGAACGAACATGCTGCCCAGCACATGACGAGCCCAACCAGCGGTACCGCGGTCCGCGTGCTGGTCGCGATTGCAAGCCATGGAACGTCGAATGACCGCTACCTCGAGCGGATCATTAGAGAGTACAGGTCGATGTCTTGCGCCATTGATATCGTGGTGTTGTCTAACATCGACAAGGGCCCGACGGCCGGGGCGGAATGCATTGTTGGCATGCCAACCAAGGACCCATGGTCCCTGCCGTTCGCACACAAGAAGCTCTTCGTGGAACGTCATAACCAGTACGATCTGTTCATCTATTCTGAAGACGATATTCTGATCACAGAGAAGAACATCCGTGCCTGGCTGGATGTAACGTCGATTCTGCCTGAAGACGAAGTAGCCGGATTTCTGCGGGTCGAATTCGCTGAAGACGGCCAGCGCAACTACCCTGACATCCACGCTCACTTTCACTGGGATCCCTCATCGGTCAGATGGCGTGGCGACTATATTCTGGCGCATTTTACCAACGAGCACGCCGCTTGCTTTGCTCTCACCCGGGAGCAGCTGGGCAAGGCGCTGCGTTCGGGCGGCTTCGACGTAGCTCCGCATCAGGGGAGGTATGATCTCGCCTGTTCGGCCGCCACGGATCCATACACCCAATGTGGTCTGAAGAAGCTGGTGCCAATCTCGCACCTGGACGATTTCACGGTCCATCACCTCACCAACCGGTATGTCGGCCGGATGGGGGTTGGACTGGACGAACTTGGCATGCAGAAGGAGATTCTGCTGGAGATCGCGCACGGCCGTCGCCTACCTTACTCGCTGCTTCCAACGGAGACGCGCCTTCGCCGCGCAAGTTTTTCCAAGAACTATTACGAACCCGAATCCGAGGAGTTGATCTCCCTCGTGCCGGTATCGGCACGCAGCGTTCTTTCACTCGGTTGTGGCTCTGGCAGAACAGAAAGGCGGCTGCAAGCGCGAGGTCTGCATGTCGCGGCGATCCCTCTGGATCCGGTAATTGCGGCTGGGCCCGCCAGGGACGGGATTGAGATGATCTACGCCGATCTGGATAGCATCGATTCCAATCGCGGCGCCTTCGATTGCATCCTCTGCCTCAATGTGTTGCATCTGGCTCCGGATCCACGAAAGCTGCTTCGGAAGCTGCAGACGTTCATGCACGAGCAGTCGATTGCAGTGATCCAGATGCCCAATACGATGTCCCCCAGGGGCATTCGTTCTTATCTCGGAGCGGGTCTCCAATCCGGGCGGCGCGGCAGATACGACGCTGCCGGCGCTCATTTTGCTTCGGCGCGCCGGCTGGCGAGGTGGTGCACCGACGCGGGGTTGCGAATTGAGAAGATGTTCGGAATTCCAGCGGATCGTGACGATGGATTGTTCGGCATGACCTCTAGGCTGAGTACCTTCGCACCGGAATTCGTTTCGCTTGGCCTTGCGGCTTCGATCGTCGTCACCGTCTCGGGCGGGATACCAAATGACGACGAGACGGCCGTATTTGCTGGCCTCCAGGATCAGAAGGCCGAGGTGGAGGGTCAGCATTTCGGCCAAAATGGACCGATTTAG
- a CDS encoding glycosyltransferase family 4 protein, whose product MKVLVYPHSMELGGSQLNAVQLAEAVRDLGHQVTVASETGPLMDRVRETGLEHIEIPRHRARPSPRVSQMLRNIVNEGGVDVVHGHEWPPIVEAFLNVGLSTRTAVVGTVMSMSVPSFLPRSVPLTVGTEMIRRAAVAAGHQDVTLLEPPVDTKSDHPLLDGTSFRVAQNFGPDEIVIAMVCRLVPNLKLEGLLSACDAVGAMGLDGRTVRLLIIGDGPARPTVEARAARINALLGRTAVILVGEMSDPRPGYAAADVIIGQGGSALRGMAFGKPLVIIGEDGFSELLTPESAPKFLQQGWYGLGKGSRGAGPDALRSALEVVLVSTSLRQELGSFGRRLVENRFSLAHAARTIEQTYLRALRGKSARGRRLTDAGRCAASLARYKIQRKYQRWMGLASAEDDNDRSRISQVLSAGAVTPCSVRVAPDPASEVSRQTDS is encoded by the coding sequence ATGAAGGTGCTGGTCTATCCGCATTCCATGGAACTGGGTGGATCGCAGCTCAACGCAGTCCAGCTTGCCGAGGCGGTTCGAGACCTGGGCCATCAGGTCACTGTGGCGTCGGAGACCGGGCCTCTTATGGACAGGGTAAGAGAGACGGGCCTCGAACACATTGAAATTCCCCGGCATCGAGCCCGCCCCTCGCCGCGTGTCAGCCAGATGCTCCGCAACATCGTTAACGAAGGCGGAGTGGACGTAGTGCACGGTCACGAATGGCCCCCTATAGTCGAGGCCTTTCTGAACGTTGGACTATCGACGCGAACTGCCGTGGTGGGAACGGTCATGTCGATGTCCGTTCCCTCTTTCCTACCTCGCAGTGTTCCCCTGACCGTGGGCACGGAGATGATCCGCCGCGCGGCCGTCGCTGCAGGACATCAAGATGTCACCCTGCTCGAGCCGCCAGTGGATACGAAATCTGACCATCCCCTCCTCGATGGCACGAGTTTTCGCGTCGCTCAGAATTTCGGACCTGACGAGATCGTCATTGCGATGGTCTGCCGGCTGGTGCCGAACCTGAAACTGGAGGGCCTGCTCTCGGCGTGTGATGCCGTCGGAGCAATGGGCCTCGATGGTCGTACGGTGCGGTTATTGATCATAGGTGATGGACCGGCCCGCCCGACCGTCGAAGCGCGGGCGGCCAGAATAAATGCGCTACTCGGCCGGACCGCCGTCATATTGGTGGGCGAGATGTCCGATCCCCGGCCCGGCTATGCTGCCGCGGATGTCATTATCGGCCAAGGTGGTTCGGCGCTGCGCGGCATGGCTTTTGGCAAGCCGCTAGTGATCATTGGCGAGGACGGGTTCAGTGAGCTGTTAACGCCTGAGAGTGCGCCGAAGTTCCTGCAGCAGGGTTGGTATGGGCTGGGAAAAGGCTCGCGTGGTGCCGGCCCCGATGCACTTCGGTCGGCTCTTGAGGTCGTTCTCGTATCAACGTCCCTTCGGCAGGAGCTTGGCAGTTTCGGCCGACGACTGGTGGAGAATCGCTTCAGCCTAGCACACGCGGCGAGGACGATAGAGCAAACCTATCTGCGCGCACTGCGCGGCAAGAGTGCGCGCGGGCGCCGACTGACAGATGCCGGTCGATGTGCTGCCAGCCTTGCCCGCTATAAGATACAACGAAAATATCAACGTTGGATGGGTTTGGCTTCCGCGGAGGACGATAATGATCGGTCGCGAATCTCCCAGGTGCTGTCCGCAGGAGCCGTCACCCCTTGTTCAGTCAGAGTCGCGCCGGATCCGGCAAGTGAGGTATCCCGGCAAACCGATTCCTGA
- a CDS encoding DegT/DnrJ/EryC1/StrS aminotransferase family protein, which yields MVAIRTRCRFGPSAAGSGIVIPIAMPLLADEEADAARAVVLSGWVSQGPQVAAFEEEFAALVGAQHACAVANCTTALQLALAALGVGRGDEVITVSHSFIATANVIRYQGATPVFVDIEPETYNLDCDRLAEAITERTRAIIAVHQMGMPCDMAALVAVARRHGIALIEDAACAAGSQICMNGQWEAIGKPHGDIACFSFHPRKVITTGEGGMLTTSDPELDRKFRLLRQHGMSVPDIVRHGSQRVIFEEYVLVGYNYRMTDMQAAIGRKQLERLPQLIARRRALASRYDQLIGNIEGLRLPFEPEWARSNWQSYCVRLPDRLDQRATMQSLLDQGIATRRGIMCSHREPPYAEAKPCHDLRQSELAQDHAILLPLYAQMGSADQERIADAVKNELAR from the coding sequence ATGGTGGCGATCAGAACGCGATGTCGCTTCGGACCGTCAGCGGCAGGCAGCGGCATCGTGATCCCGATCGCTATGCCGCTGCTCGCGGACGAGGAGGCCGATGCCGCGCGCGCCGTCGTGCTGTCGGGCTGGGTCTCGCAAGGTCCGCAGGTAGCTGCGTTTGAGGAGGAGTTCGCCGCACTTGTCGGGGCTCAGCACGCCTGCGCGGTTGCGAATTGCACGACCGCCCTGCAGCTCGCGTTGGCCGCGCTGGGCGTCGGCAGGGGGGATGAGGTGATCACGGTCAGCCATTCCTTCATAGCAACGGCGAACGTGATCCGATATCAGGGCGCCACCCCCGTCTTTGTCGACATCGAGCCCGAGACATATAACTTGGATTGCGATCGGCTGGCAGAAGCGATCACCGAGCGCACACGCGCGATCATCGCGGTCCATCAGATGGGCATGCCGTGCGACATGGCCGCGCTCGTGGCCGTGGCGCGTCGCCACGGGATCGCCCTGATCGAGGATGCGGCCTGTGCCGCGGGATCGCAGATCTGCATGAACGGGCAATGGGAAGCGATCGGCAAGCCGCATGGAGACATTGCCTGCTTCTCCTTTCATCCACGAAAGGTGATCACAACAGGTGAGGGGGGAATGCTCACCACCTCCGATCCCGAGCTCGATCGCAAGTTCAGGCTGCTACGTCAACACGGGATGAGCGTCCCGGATATCGTGCGTCACGGCTCGCAGCGTGTCATTTTCGAAGAGTACGTCCTCGTCGGCTACAACTATCGAATGACGGATATGCAGGCCGCGATCGGGCGCAAGCAGCTGGAGCGGCTTCCGCAGCTGATTGCGCGCCGGCGCGCGCTGGCATCGCGTTACGATCAATTGATTGGGAATATAGAGGGGCTGCGATTGCCGTTCGAACCGGAGTGGGCGCGATCGAATTGGCAGAGCTACTGTGTACGCTTGCCCGATCGATTGGATCAGCGGGCAACGATGCAATCGCTGCTCGACCAGGGCATCGCTACGCGGAGGGGCATCATGTGCTCGCATCGCGAGCCGCCCTACGCGGAGGCGAAGCCGTGCCATGATCTACGACAATCCGAGCTTGCTCAGGATCACGCGATCCTGCTCCCACTTTATGCGCAGATGGGCTCAGCGGACCAGGAGCGTATCGCCGACGCGGTCAAGAATGAACTTGCCCGTTGA
- a CDS encoding NAD-dependent epimerase/dehydratase family protein → MIELKGKRVLVTGGAGFIGSHIVDLLCDEGCIEIVALDNMVRGRPENLRRALGRGPVRLVHGDIRDRKLMEALVKAADIVFHQAALRITHCAAEPRLAKEVMVDATYDLLELCIKHDIEKIIAASSASVYGMAEEFPTTERQNPYNNRTLYGAAKAFNEGLLRAFNDVCGLDYVAFRYFNVYGSRMDIHGRYTEVLIRWMERLEAGLPPVIFGDGCQTMDFVHVRDVARANILAARAKISDEVFNVGSGTETSLTELATVLASVMGRRGLTPEFAPERSVNPVPRRLASTGKAERLLGFRATVSLEQGLADLVKWWRSERDVASDRQRQAAAS, encoded by the coding sequence TTGATTGAGCTTAAGGGGAAGCGTGTTCTCGTCACCGGCGGAGCAGGATTCATCGGCTCCCACATCGTTGATCTGCTCTGCGATGAGGGGTGTATTGAGATCGTTGCCCTCGACAATATGGTAAGAGGCCGACCGGAAAATCTCCGGCGCGCGCTCGGACGCGGGCCGGTGAGACTGGTTCATGGCGACATACGCGATCGCAAGTTGATGGAAGCCTTGGTGAAGGCTGCTGATATCGTGTTTCACCAGGCCGCGCTGCGCATCACGCATTGCGCGGCGGAGCCGCGCCTGGCCAAGGAGGTCATGGTTGACGCCACCTATGATCTCCTTGAGCTGTGCATCAAGCACGACATCGAAAAGATCATCGCAGCGTCCTCTGCATCCGTCTATGGCATGGCAGAGGAGTTTCCGACAACCGAGCGGCAGAATCCGTACAACAACCGGACTCTCTATGGAGCAGCCAAGGCCTTCAACGAAGGCTTGCTACGCGCCTTCAATGACGTTTGCGGCCTTGATTACGTGGCATTCCGGTATTTCAACGTCTATGGCAGCCGGATGGATATCCACGGACGGTATACCGAGGTCTTGATCCGCTGGATGGAGCGGCTGGAGGCTGGATTACCTCCCGTTATCTTTGGTGACGGCTGTCAGACCATGGATTTCGTTCACGTCCGCGATGTCGCGCGCGCCAACATCCTCGCCGCCCGGGCGAAGATTAGCGATGAGGTCTTCAACGTCGGAAGTGGTACTGAAACCAGCCTGACAGAATTGGCTACGGTGCTTGCGTCGGTGATGGGACGCCGCGGCCTGACACCCGAATTCGCACCTGAGCGCTCGGTCAATCCGGTGCCGCGGCGGCTGGCATCGACGGGAAAAGCGGAGCGTCTGCTGGGGTTCCGCGCCACGGTCTCGCTTGAGCAGGGGCTCGCCGACCTCGTGAAATGGTGGCGATCAGAACGCGATGTCGCTTCGGACCGTCAGCGGCAGGCAGCGGCATCGTGA
- a CDS encoding DegT/DnrJ/EryC1/StrS aminotransferase family protein, whose amino-acid sequence MIPFLDLKAQYRQIKPDIDAAVARVVSSGHFVLGPEVTAFERRFAEYCRTSHCLAVNSGTSALHLALLAAGVGPGDEVITVSMTFVATTAAILYSGAKPVFVDVDPVTWTMDPGLIEAAITPRTKAILPVHLHGLMAEMDSIMSIARRYGLVVIEDAAQAHGAEYRGRRAGSIGDLGCFSFYPGKNLGAFGEGGAVVTDQPEFARRVSLLRDWGQEAKYDHVIAGYNYRMDEIQSAVLNVKLDYIERWTEARRSLAERYNELLSELPFARPQPPRHARHVYHVYSVRLQRRDEALAILRDAGIGAGIHYPIPVHLQKAYAELGCRAGDLPVTENLANEFLSLPIYPELLPDGAVAVVSTLRNAGALRPTQAVSDRSLHSQNVLTSSCNRRAS is encoded by the coding sequence TTGATACCGTTCCTGGATCTGAAAGCCCAATATCGTCAAATCAAACCGGACATCGATGCCGCGGTGGCCAGAGTGGTCAGCAGCGGACACTTCGTGCTCGGTCCGGAGGTGACGGCCTTCGAGCGCCGCTTTGCGGAATATTGCCGGACCTCGCATTGCCTTGCGGTCAATAGTGGGACGTCGGCGCTCCATCTTGCCCTGCTGGCGGCGGGCGTTGGACCGGGTGATGAAGTGATCACGGTCTCCATGACCTTCGTGGCAACCACCGCGGCCATTCTCTACAGCGGCGCCAAACCCGTCTTTGTCGACGTTGACCCGGTCACGTGGACGATGGATCCTGGTCTGATCGAGGCTGCGATAACACCGCGAACCAAGGCCATCCTGCCGGTTCATCTCCATGGGCTGATGGCCGAGATGGATTCCATAATGTCGATCGCGCGGCGTTATGGTCTGGTCGTCATAGAGGACGCCGCGCAGGCACACGGCGCCGAATACCGGGGGCGGCGTGCTGGTTCGATCGGGGATCTGGGGTGCTTCAGCTTTTATCCTGGTAAGAATCTCGGGGCCTTCGGCGAGGGTGGGGCGGTTGTAACTGATCAGCCTGAATTCGCTCGCCGCGTGTCACTGCTGCGGGACTGGGGACAGGAGGCGAAGTACGACCACGTCATTGCCGGATACAATTATCGCATGGATGAGATCCAGAGCGCGGTACTGAATGTCAAGCTGGACTACATCGAGCGCTGGACCGAGGCCCGCCGCTCGCTGGCAGAACGATACAACGAACTGCTGTCTGAGCTCCCATTCGCGCGTCCTCAGCCGCCCCGGCACGCCCGCCACGTGTATCATGTCTATTCCGTCAGACTGCAACGGCGCGACGAAGCGCTGGCCATATTGCGGGACGCCGGCATCGGCGCAGGGATTCACTATCCCATCCCAGTGCATCTGCAAAAAGCCTATGCGGAACTCGGTTGTCGAGCTGGCGATCTGCCGGTAACTGAGAATCTTGCGAACGAATTTCTCTCCCTTCCCATCTATCCGGAGTTGCTGCCGGACGGGGCGGTCGCAGTTGTTTCCACTTTGAGGAACGCCGGAGCGTTGCGACCCACCCAGGCCGTCAGCGACCGATCGTTGCATTCACAAAACGTCTTAACGAGTTCCTGCAACAGGAGGGCGTCTTGA
- a CDS encoding acyltransferase yields MPIKDDVVLGRDVRILHPELVNLYGCTVGDESRIGTFVEVQAGAKIGARCKVSSHSFICEGVTIEDEVFIGHGVMFTNDKHPRATAVDGRPQQASDWTLQRTHVGRGASIGSNATILCGVTIGARALIGAGSVVTKDVPAGATVAGIPARIMSAAENRAPADRAFGSEASKATN; encoded by the coding sequence ATGCCCATCAAAGACGACGTTGTACTTGGTCGCGATGTTCGCATTCTTCATCCGGAGCTGGTCAATCTGTATGGCTGCACTGTTGGTGACGAGAGCAGGATCGGAACGTTCGTCGAGGTTCAGGCGGGAGCGAAGATAGGTGCGCGATGCAAGGTATCCTCGCACAGCTTCATCTGCGAGGGCGTAACGATCGAGGACGAGGTATTCATCGGCCATGGCGTGATGTTTACAAATGACAAGCATCCGAGGGCGACGGCGGTGGATGGTCGTCCTCAACAAGCCTCGGACTGGACGTTGCAGCGCACTCACGTCGGTAGGGGGGCTTCCATCGGTTCCAACGCTACCATCTTATGTGGAGTGACAATCGGTGCGCGGGCGCTAATTGGCGCGGGTTCGGTCGTGACGAAGGACGTCCCCGCGGGTGCCACTGTTGCGGGGATTCCGGCTCGAATCATGTCTGCAGCCGAAAATAGAGCTCCGGCAGATCGTGCCTTCGGCAGCGAGGCCTCTAAAGCGACAAATTAA
- a CDS encoding oligosaccharide flippase family protein, protein MQRSILFSALDRYTGLLVVFFATAVLARLLSPEEFGIYAVVNAITSIIAACFQEFAGASYLIQKRELSRTSVQTTFTITLMISVATAFVLFVFAQPISRLFELDRLRYGIEISALNFLLLPFSGTMAALFRREMQFGTLAICNFVAGATIAVVSVGLAMAQFSYMAPLWGAVAGNAVLAVMLLILRNDFGAMRPSLVDCREIVGFGLYSGAVSVVNVFYGLAPQLFLARVLDFTAVGLYSRATASTQIFDKLVTQVISPVVMPAVVARHKAGGDLKAGYLEAIQMLSAVQWPFLAFMAVMARPIILIWLGPNWLEIVPLVQLLCIGNLALFAACLTYPVFVALGRVQDALISSLISLPPSLLVIFGASFLGVHAVAASALVTLPFQAAVAFHFLGRHLRIRPGEMVRSLFRSGAVTALVIGGVSICAALTDMQRLSSLAGLGLAFVVALLCWWLGLTVTGHPLLHQFRYAATGLARRAPGRWPSRTAP, encoded by the coding sequence GTGCAGCGCTCGATCCTGTTTTCCGCGCTCGACCGTTACACCGGCCTGCTGGTGGTCTTTTTCGCGACGGCCGTGCTGGCCCGTTTGCTGTCGCCCGAGGAGTTTGGCATCTATGCCGTGGTGAACGCGATCACATCCATCATTGCCGCCTGCTTCCAGGAGTTTGCAGGCGCAAGCTATTTGATTCAGAAGCGCGAGTTATCGCGGACAAGCGTGCAGACCACGTTCACGATTACCCTCATGATCTCGGTGGCCACCGCCTTCGTTCTATTCGTGTTTGCGCAGCCCATCTCACGTCTCTTCGAGCTGGACCGCCTCCGCTACGGTATCGAAATTTCCGCCCTTAACTTTCTATTGCTGCCATTTTCTGGAACCATGGCCGCCTTGTTCCGTCGCGAGATGCAATTTGGGACACTCGCAATCTGCAACTTCGTGGCAGGTGCGACGATTGCGGTCGTTTCGGTCGGTCTCGCGATGGCCCAATTCAGCTACATGGCCCCGCTCTGGGGAGCGGTGGCCGGCAACGCCGTGCTGGCCGTGATGTTGCTCATCTTGCGGAACGACTTTGGCGCAATGCGTCCGTCCTTGGTAGACTGCCGGGAGATCGTCGGCTTCGGCCTCTACTCGGGCGCGGTGAGTGTTGTAAACGTGTTCTATGGCTTGGCACCGCAGCTGTTTCTGGCGAGAGTGCTCGACTTCACGGCCGTCGGACTTTACAGCCGAGCAACTGCATCGACGCAAATATTCGACAAGCTGGTCACGCAAGTCATAAGTCCGGTCGTGATGCCCGCGGTTGTCGCGCGACATAAAGCAGGGGGCGATCTCAAGGCCGGCTATCTGGAAGCCATTCAGATGCTCTCTGCTGTGCAGTGGCCGTTCTTGGCGTTTATGGCGGTCATGGCCCGGCCAATCATTCTGATCTGGCTCGGTCCGAACTGGCTGGAGATCGTTCCGCTCGTGCAGCTGCTCTGCATTGGCAACCTCGCACTTTTTGCCGCCTGCCTGACCTACCCGGTGTTTGTTGCGCTCGGAAGGGTGCAGGATGCGCTGATCTCATCCCTGATTTCGTTGCCCCCCTCGCTTCTGGTCATCTTCGGCGCATCATTTCTGGGCGTACACGCCGTTGCGGCGTCCGCGCTAGTGACGTTGCCGTTTCAAGCTGCGGTGGCGTTTCATTTTCTTGGGCGGCACCTTCGTATTCGGCCCGGCGAAATGGTACGCAGCCTCTTCAGAAGCGGAGCTGTAACGGCTCTCGTGATTGGTGGCGTATCGATCTGTGCCGCACTGACGGACATGCAAAGACTTTCGTCGCTTGCGGGCCTGGGATTGGCCTTTGTCGTCGCCCTGCTTTGTTGGTGGCTGGGGCTAACGGTGACCGGGCACCCCCTTTTGCATCAGTTTCGCTATGCCGCAACCGGCCTAGCGAGAAGGGCGCCGGGGCGATGGCCTTCGCGGACGGCGCCATAG
- a CDS encoding Gfo/Idh/MocA family protein has protein sequence MRDSQLGIGVVGYGYWGPNIVRNFSLNPATRVVSVSDLSPGRLGAVKQLYPAVETTSRYDDLLKDTSIDAIAIATPVHTHYELALAALRAGKHVLVEKPLATSAELVTRLIEEADRRGLTLMVDHTFLYTPAVQRIRELLLSRELGDIYYYDSTRASLGLFQKDVNVIWDLAVHDISIIHHILDKEPIAVSATGSCHVVGSPENMAHITLFFADACVAHVSVNWLSPVKVRQTFIGGSRKMIVYDDLEPTEKIKVYDKGITLDGPPEDAHQFRIGYRAGDMWAPHIAPTEALQTEVEHFVDCVRTGGQPISSGISGLRVIEVLEAASCSIAKQGAPVLLREPYGIWQRPRAIA, from the coding sequence ATGCGAGACAGTCAACTGGGAATCGGCGTAGTGGGCTACGGTTATTGGGGTCCCAATATCGTTCGCAATTTCTCGCTCAATCCCGCCACCCGCGTCGTCAGCGTGAGCGACCTGAGCCCAGGAAGGCTCGGCGCCGTAAAGCAGCTTTACCCGGCGGTGGAAACGACCAGTCGCTACGATGATCTGCTAAAGGACACCAGCATCGATGCCATCGCTATCGCAACGCCGGTGCATACCCACTACGAGCTGGCGCTCGCGGCGTTGAGAGCCGGAAAGCATGTGCTGGTCGAAAAGCCGCTTGCGACGAGCGCTGAGCTCGTCACGCGCTTGATCGAGGAGGCGGACCGGCGCGGATTGACGCTCATGGTCGATCACACCTTTCTCTATACGCCCGCGGTCCAGAGGATCCGAGAGCTCCTGCTGAGCCGGGAACTCGGCGACATCTATTACTACGACAGCACGCGCGCGAGTCTCGGGCTGTTTCAGAAGGACGTAAATGTGATCTGGGATCTGGCGGTGCACGATATCTCGATTATCCACCATATCCTCGATAAGGAACCGATCGCCGTCTCGGCAACCGGTTCGTGCCACGTCGTCGGCTCGCCAGAGAACATGGCGCACATCACTCTGTTCTTTGCCGACGCGTGCGTCGCTCACGTCAGCGTCAATTGGCTCTCACCCGTTAAGGTGCGCCAAACGTTCATCGGCGGCAGCAGAAAGATGATTGTCTACGATGATCTCGAGCCGACCGAGAAGATCAAGGTCTATGACAAGGGCATCACACTCGATGGTCCTCCCGAGGATGCGCATCAATTCCGGATCGGGTACCGCGCCGGCGACATGTGGGCTCCGCATATTGCGCCAACGGAAGCACTGCAGACGGAGGTGGAGCATTTTGTGGATTGCGTGCGCACAGGCGGTCAGCCGATTTCCAGTGGTATCTCCGGGCTCCGCGTGATCGAAGTCCTGGAAGCGGCATCGTGCTCGATCGCAAAACAGGGGGCGCCGGTATTGCTGCGAGAGCCCTATGGGATCTGGCAGCGCCCAAGAGCGATAGCATGA